The Candidatus Micrarchaeia archaeon region ACAAGACCGGCAAGTGCAGGCTTAGCGCGGACTGCCCGGGCTGGCAGTTGTGCGTGCAGGAGAACTGCACCGCGAAGCCGGGCTTCTGCGACGGTGATAGTGCGTGCAACGCCCAGCTCGAAAGGTGCCATCCGCAGACGCACACGTGCAGGCCCAAGCAGGGGCTGTGCTACAACAATTACGACTGCGAGTCCTGGCAGCAGTGCAACGTGGTCGAGAACAAGTGCGTGCCCCTGCCGGACAGGTGCGATTCTGATTACCAATGCCAGCTTTGGCAATATTGCAACGCATCCACCAACTACTGCGAGCCGAAAGCCGGGTTCTGCAAGAACGACCTGAACTGCGAGAGCTGGGCGATGTGCGACGAAAGCCTGAACAAGTGCATCGCAAGAAAAGGATTCTGCGCCACGGACAGGGAATGCACGACGTGGGAACTTTGCGAGCCTACCGGCCACTTGTGCCAGCCCAAGCGGGACATGTGCAACAATTACCTGGATTGTGGGAACTGGCAGTATTGCGATACGGTCCAGCACAGGTGCGGCACCAAAGTGGGTTATTGCGCGAAGGACAGCGAGTGCGCCTCAGGGGAGGCGTGCGACGAGAACGACCACCTGTGCAAATAGCCGGATTCGGAACTGGAATTATAAGTGGCCGGAATCAGTCTTCGTGGTTCTGCCACATATTTCTTTTCTTGTTGAGAAGGTCTTTCGCGACCGCGAGGAGTTGGGTGCTCACCTGGAGCGCTTCTGCCGGGGAGAGTTTTATTGCAGTAGCTGAAATAGTGTTCATAATCCTTACATTTATCACCCCGTCCCTGGGAAAACCGTTGCTTTGGGTGGGAGAATCGCTCTCTATCCGCAAAATAGTCCTGTGCTGTTCGCCTTTGTCGTCCTTCCACCAATGCACTATCTCGTCTTCTATCATGTCCATCTCCTTCCTTTCTGGGGCAGAGCTACTGCCGGAGGATTATTTATAAACAAAGAAAGAGGGATGGTTTCCAGTGGGTTTGTAACCATGGTTACAATAGTGAAACCAAAACTTGTGAAAATAAAATAAATGAAAAATAAAAGAAGATTACATGTCTTCTCCCATTCCACCGGGCCCTCCAGGGCCCATGGGCGCGCTCTTCCCCCTTGAACTGATGATGTCATCAATCCTGAGGATGAGCCTCGCGGTCTCGGTGGCGCTGGTCATGGCCTGCCTCTTGACTTTCGTAGGCTCGAGCACGCCGTTCTTGAACATGTCCCCGACTTTCCCTGCGAGCACGTCCACGCCGAAGTATTTCCCGTCCTTGTCCTTGTGCCTGTTCCTCAGCGCAACGAGGGTGTCAATCGGGTCCATTCCCGCGTTCTCGGCAAGGGTGCGCGGTATGCTCTCCAGCGCCTCTGCGAACCCCTGGATTGCGAGCTGCTCCCTTCCGCCTATCTCAGTCGCGTAGCTCATGAGGTCCTTCGAGAGCTCCATCTCCACGCTTCCTCCGCCGGTCACGAACGAGCCGTCTTCGAGGCTTGAGGAAACCGCGCCTATCGCGTCCTTCACGGCCCTTTCCACCTCGCTCACTACGTGGTCGGTGCCTCCGCGCACGAATATGGTGACGCTCTTGGGGTCCTTGCAGTTCTCCACGAACACCATCGCTTCGCCCGAGATTTTCTTCTCGACCACTGTGCCTGCGAAGCCCATGTCCTTATCGCTCAAATCGTCGAGGCTCGAGGCGACTTTCGCGCCTGTTGCTCTCGCGAGCTTCTCCATGTCGCTCTTCTTTACTCTCCTGACAGCCATTATGCCGGCCTTGGAAAGATAGTGCTGCGCGACATCATCTATGCCCTTTTGGCAGAACACCACGTTAGCTCCTGTGGACGCAATTTTGTCCACCATTTCCTTGAGCATCTTCTCCTCCTGCTTGAGGAACGCCTCCATCTGGTTCGGGTTGGTTATCTCGATTTTCGCGTCTGTCTCGGTCTTCTCTATCTCGAGGGCCGCGTCTATGAGCGCGATTTTCGCGTTCTTCAGGCTCTTGGGCATCCCTGCATGGACCACTTCCTTGTCCACGAGCACGCCCGTAATCAGGTCGGTGTCGAGCACTTCGCCTCCGGCCTTCTTCTCAATCTTTATGAGCTCCTGGTCTATGACGATTTTGCCCTCCTTTTTCTCGTGCACCTGCTTGAGCGCAGTGACAACGAGCCCGCCAATCTTGGCTTTCTCGCTGTCGCTCCCGATTCCCTTGGAGCCCATGGAGATGAGCGCTATCTTCTTCAGCGTCTCCACGTCGTCCGGATGCACTTTCTCCGAGGCCTTCGTGAGCAGTTCTTCAGCCCGCTTGCTCGCGAGTTCGTAGCCCTTTATCACCGAAGTGGGGTGTATGTTCTGGTCCAGCAGGTCCCCGGCCTTCTTGAGCAGGTTTCCGGCAATGACCACGCTGGTCGTAGTTCCGTCCCCTACCTCTTTGTCCTGGGTCTTCGCGACCTCGACCATGAGCTTCGCGGCAGGATGCTCCACGTTCATCTCCTCGAGTATGGTGGCACCGTCGTTTGTTATAACTATGTCCCCAAGGTCCGAAACGAGCATCTTGTCCATGCCCTTCGGGCCCAGCGTGGTCTTTATTATGTTCGCGACCGCGTACCCTATGGCGATGTTTAT contains the following coding sequences:
- the thsB gene encoding thermosome subunit beta; amino-acid sequence: MARQVSGQDSSVMSEGSQRILGRDAMRINIAIGYAVANIIKTTLGPKGMDKMLVSDLGDIVITNDGATILEEMNVEHPAAKLMVEVAKTQDKEVGDGTTTSVVIAGNLLKKAGDLLDQNIHPTSVIKGYELASKRAEELLTKASEKVHPDDVETLKKIALISMGSKGIGSDSEKAKIGGLVVTALKQVHEKKEGKIVIDQELIKIEKKAGGEVLDTDLITGVLVDKEVVHAGMPKSLKNAKIALIDAALEIEKTETDAKIEITNPNQMEAFLKQEEKMLKEMVDKIASTGANVVFCQKGIDDVAQHYLSKAGIMAVRRVKKSDMEKLARATGAKVASSLDDLSDKDMGFAGTVVEKKISGEAMVFVENCKDPKSVTIFVRGGTDHVVSEVERAVKDAIGAVSSSLEDGSFVTGGGSVEMELSKDLMSYATEIGGREQLAIQGFAEALESIPRTLAENAGMDPIDTLVALRNRHKDKDGKYFGVDVLAGKVGDMFKNGVLEPTKVKRQAMTSATETARLILRIDDIISSRGKSAPMGPGGPGGMGEDM